In Anoplopoma fimbria isolate UVic2021 breed Golden Eagle Sablefish chromosome 12, Afim_UVic_2022, whole genome shotgun sequence, one DNA window encodes the following:
- the arf3a gene encoding ADP-ribosylation factor 3a isoform X2, giving the protein MGNIFGNLLKSLIGKKEMRILMVGLDAAGKTTILYKLKLGEIVTTIPTIGLIFVVDSNDRERVNEAREELMRMLAEDELRDAVLLVFANKQDLPNAMNAAEITDKLGLHSLRHRNWYIQATCATSGDGLYEGLDWLANQLKNKK; this is encoded by the exons ATGGGGAACATCTTTGGCAACCTGTTGAAGAGCCTGATAGGGAAGAAGGAGATGAGGATTCTCATGGTGGGGCTGGACGCTGCTGGGAAAACCACCATCCTCTACAAGCTGAAGCTGGGGGAGATTGTCACCACCATCCCCACAATCG GTTTGATCTTTGTGGTGGACAGCAATGATCGTGAGCGAGTGAACGAAGCTCGGGAGGAACTGATGAGGATGCTGGCTGAGGACGAGCTGCGGGACGCCGTTCTTCTCGTCTTTGCCAACAAACAG GACTTGCCCAATGCCATGAATGCTGCAGAGATCACAGACAAGCTGGGCCTGCACTCCCTACGCCACCGCAACTGGTACATTCAGGCCACCTGCGCCACCAGTGGAGACGGTCTCTACGAGGGACTGGACTGGCTGGCCAATCAGCTGAAGAACAAGAAATGA
- the arf3a gene encoding ADP-ribosylation factor 3a isoform X1, whose protein sequence is MGNIFGNLLKSLIGKKEMRILMVGLDAAGKTTILYKLKLGEIVTTIPTIGFNVETVEYKNISFTVWDVGGQDKIRPLWRHYFQNTQGLIFVVDSNDRERVNEAREELMRMLAEDELRDAVLLVFANKQDLPNAMNAAEITDKLGLHSLRHRNWYIQATCATSGDGLYEGLDWLANQLKNKK, encoded by the exons ATGGGGAACATCTTTGGCAACCTGTTGAAGAGCCTGATAGGGAAGAAGGAGATGAGGATTCTCATGGTGGGGCTGGACGCTGCTGGGAAAACCACCATCCTCTACAAGCTGAAGCTGGGGGAGATTGTCACCACCATCCCCACAATCG gtTTCAATGTAGAGACAGTGGAGTACAAGAACATCAGCTTCACCGTGTGGGATGTGGGTGGCCAGGATAAGATCCGTCCCCTGTGGAGGCACTACTTCCAGAACACCCAGG GTTTGATCTTTGTGGTGGACAGCAATGATCGTGAGCGAGTGAACGAAGCTCGGGAGGAACTGATGAGGATGCTGGCTGAGGACGAGCTGCGGGACGCCGTTCTTCTCGTCTTTGCCAACAAACAG GACTTGCCCAATGCCATGAATGCTGCAGAGATCACAGACAAGCTGGGCCTGCACTCCCTACGCCACCGCAACTGGTACATTCAGGCCACCTGCGCCACCAGTGGAGACGGTCTCTACGAGGGACTGGACTGGCTGGCCAATCAGCTGAAGAACAAGAAATGA
- the wnt10b gene encoding protein Wnt-10b, protein MELSNKLRWDQFLILAAALMSPALTVLCNDILSLRVAGDPVLTPNSVCLKLAGLSKRQMRMCVRSPDVTASALQGIQVAIHECQHQLRDQRWNCSSLEGLGKLPHHNTILNRGFRESAFSLALLAAGVAHSVASACSMGKLRGCGCEAKRRQDDDKIRLKLTQLQLQTLQKGGVGLGMTRSLPSELNGHHGDLTANLRSTHPSALLKPLPDELSAMQETWEWGGCSHDVRFGDRFSRDWLDSRGSPRDIHARMRIHNNRVGRQVVNDNMKRKCKCHGTSGSCQFKTCWHVSPEFRLVGSLLKEKFLSAIIVNSQNKNNGVFNPRTGNGASRSAGGLNGGRRRTVSRELVFFEKSPDFCEHDASVDSPGTQGRICNKTSYSTDSCGSLCCGRGHNILKQTRSERCNCRFHWCCYVLCEECRLTEWVNVCK, encoded by the exons ATGGAGCTATCAAACAAACTCCGTTGGGACCAATTCCTGATTTTGGCAGCAGCCCTCATGTCACCTGCATTAAC ggtgCTGTGTAATGATATCCTCAGCCTGAGGGTGGCAGGAGATCCAGTGCTAACCCCCAACTCTGTGTGCCTGAAGCTGGCAGGCCTCAGCAAACGTCAGATGCGGATGTGTGTGCGGAGCCCCGATGTGACAGCCTCCGCTCTGCAGGGCATCCAGGTGGCCATCCATGAATGCCAGCACCAGCTCCGGGATCAGCGCTGGAACTGCTCCTCACTGGAGGGCCTTGGCAAGCTCCCCCACCACAACACCATCCTCAACAGGG GTTTCCGCGAGAGTGCCTTCTCTCTGGCCTTGTTGGCAGCGGGTGTGGCTCACTCTGTGGCCTCGGCCTGCAGCATGGGCAAGCTGCGGGGGTGTGGCTGTGAGGCCAAGCGTCGCCAGGACGATGACAAGATCCGGCTGAAGCTcacacagctgcagctgcagaccCTGCAGAAGGGTGGAGTAGGCCTCGGGATGACACGATCATTACCCTCGGAGCTAAACGGTCACCATGGCGACCTGACCGCTAACCTGCGCTCCACCCACCCCTCCGCCCTTCTCAAGCCTTTACCAGATGAGCTGAGCGCCATGCAGGAGACGTGGGAGTGGGGGGGCTGCAGTCATGACGTCCGTTTTGGGGACCGTTTTTCCCGGGACTGGCTGGACTCCCGCGGGTCTCCAAGAGACATCCACGCTCGCATGAGGATACATAACAACCGAGTGGGACGGCAG GTAGTGAATGACAACATGAAGAGGAAGTGCAAATGTCATGGCACATCAGGGAGCTGTCAGTTTAAGACCTGCTGGCATGTGTCTCCAGAGTTCCGGCTTGTGGGTTCTCTTCTCAAGGAAAAGTTCCTGTCGGCCATCATCGTCAACTCCCAGAACAAGAACAATGGGGTTTTCAACCCTCGGACAGGAAACGGCGCCAGCAGGAGCGCAGGGGGGCTTAACGGAGGCCGCCGTCGAACCGTGTCCAGGGAGCTGGTGTTCTTTGAGAAGTCCCCTGATTTCTGTGAGCATGATGCGTCCGTAGACTCTCCGGGTACACAAGGACGCATCTGCAACAAAACCAGCTACAGCACAGACAGCTGCGGCTCGCTGTGCTGCGGCCGTGGACACAACATTCTAAAACAGACACGCAGCGAGCGTTGCAATTGCCGGTTCCACTGGTGTTGCTACGTGCTGTGTGAGGAGTGTCGTCTCACAGAGTGGGTCAATGTGTGCAAGTAA